In Canis lupus familiaris isolate Mischka breed German Shepherd chromosome 24, alternate assembly UU_Cfam_GSD_1.0, whole genome shotgun sequence, a single genomic region encodes these proteins:
- the ADIG gene encoding adipogenin, which produces MKYPLVPLVNDLTFSFLVFWLCLPVGLLLVLLIIWLRFLLSQDSEENDSDLCFDWEPWSKGPAQFCWEGTFHS; this is translated from the exons ATGAAGTACCCCCTGGTGCCACTGGTGAACGACCTCACGTTTTCTTTCCTGGTGTTCTGGCTCTGCCTGCCAGTGGGTCTGCTGTTGGTCTTGTTGATCATCTGGCTACGCTTCTTACTTAGCCAAG ATTCAGAGGAAAATGACTCAGATTTATGCTTTGACTGGGAGCCCTGGAGCAAAGGCCCAGCACAGTTTTGCTGGGAGGGGACATTCCATAGCTAA